Proteins encoded in a region of the Nicotiana tomentosiformis chromosome 9, ASM39032v3, whole genome shotgun sequence genome:
- the LOC104097656 gene encoding receptor-like protein kinase ANXUR1 has translation MFDAAMKLCSCVKFLVIITTFCSGVSKVNSSKNDSNSYSFVLACGATSNATDADGRIWSPDSTHLPSSSGNSITSKAKYQDPSLVSDIPYMTARIFKTQTAYTFPVSPKSRHWIRLHFYPSSYDNFNCSNSFFSVTVGGFTLLNNFSASITAQALTQAYIIREFTLVPLQTDTLNITFSPSSVYKDSFAFINGIEIISMPEIFQAAPMVGFSDQTMETEASSMQTMFRLNVGGQYIPANNDSGLGRIWYDDAPYLFGASFGVTSAANNSVKISYPPNLPNYIAPVDVYRTARSMGPNPDVNRNYNLTWIFQIDGNFTYLVRLHFCEFQLTRMNQRVFNIYINNQTALEEADVISWTSAQGVPAYKDFVIYATDQPGGDEMWVALHPNDKTKAEFYDSILNGLEIFKINDTTGNLAGPNPVPSPAPPPDTDSQPKPSFVSSKSSKSGIIAGSVVGLAAGFGIVFGVVAFIKRKKNMNSGGKSSRGGWLPIYSSSRTTETRTTISGKSSGSSHISNIGGGLCRHFTLAEIKHGTKNFDESLVIGVGGFGKVYKGEIDGGTSVAIKRANPCSEQGLHEFQTEIELLSKLRHRHLVSLIGACEENEEMILVYDYMANGTLREHLYKHNKPPLSWKQRLDICIGAARGLHYLHTGARYTIIHRDVKTTNILLDDKWVAKVSDFGLSKTGPNLHQTHVSTMVKGSFGYLDPEYFRRQQLTEKSDVYSFGVVLFEVVCGRPALNPSLPKEQVSLADWALHCHRRHTTKEIVDPHIKGEITPECLKQFVDTAVSCLSDHGTDRPSMGSVLWNLEYCLQMQNNPDGPKMVAEQKANDAYAMHTELLSITEEGGEGEESEEHSTEAVFSQIVNPQGR, from the coding sequence ATGTTTGACGCAGCAATGAAGCTTTGCTCTTGTGTAAAATTTCTGGTTATCATAACCACATTTTGTTCCGGCGTAAGCAAGGTGAATTCATCTAAAAATGACTCAAATTCTTATTCCTTTGTTTTGGCTTGTGGGGCTACAAGTAATGCCACAGATGCAGATGGCAGGATTTGGAGTCCAGATTCCACACATCTCCCCTCTTCTTCTGGTAATTCAATCACATCTAAAGCTAAATACCAAGACCCTTCATTGGTTTCTGATATCCCTTACATGACTGCTAGGATTTTCAAGACTCAAACCGCGTATACGTTTCCTGTTTCTCCAAAATCTCGCCATTGGATCAGACTTCATTTTTACCCTTCTTCTTATGACAATTTCAACTGCTCCAATTCATTCTTTTCTGTAACTGTTGGGGGGTTTACTCTTCTCAATAACTTCAGTGCCTCAATCACAGCACAAGCACTAACGCAGGCTTATATCATAAGGGAATTCACTCTTGTCCCTCTCCAGACCGACACCCTTAACATCACCTTTAGCCCTTCATCAGTATACAAGGACTCTTTTGCCTTTATCAATGGAATTGAGATTATTTCAATGCCAGAAATCTTTCAAGCCGCGCCTATGGTGGGGTTCTCGGATCAGACAATGGAAACAGAAGCTTCTTCTATGCAAACCATGTTCAGGTTAAATGTTGGTGGACAGTATATTCCAGCAAATAATGACTCAGGCCTGGGAAGAATATGGTATGATGACGCGCCATATTTGTTTGGTGCATCATTTGGTGTGACATCTGCAGCTAATAACAGTGTCAAAATTTCATATCCTCCTAATCTACCCAATTACATTGCTCCGGTGGATGTTTATAGGACAGCACGATCCATGGGGCCAAATCCAGATGTTAATAGGAATTATAATCTCACTTGGATTTTCCAAATTGATGGAAATTTCACTTATCTCGTGAGGTTACATTTCTGTGAGTTTCAATTGACAAGAATGAATCAGAGGGTATTCAATATATACATTAACAATCAGACTGCTTTGGAAGAGGCTGATGTTATTTCGTGGACTAGTGCCCAAGGTGTGCCAGCATACAAGGACTTTGTAATATATGCCACAGATCAACCCGGTGGTGATGAAATGTGGGTGGCTTTACATCCTAATGATAAGACGAAGGCCGAGTTTTATGATTCAATCCTCAATGGACTAGAGATTTTTAAGATCAATGACACAACAGGGAATTTGGCAGGGCCGAATCCTGTTCCATCACCAGCCCCACCTCCGGACACTGATTCTCAGCCAAAACCGTCATTTGTATCAAGCAAATCTAGTAAAAGTGGCATAATAGCTGGTTCAGTTGTAGGATTGGCGGCTGGCTTTGGTATTGTTTTTGGTGTAGTTGCTTTTATCAAACGTAAGAAGAATATGAACAGTGGAGGAAAGTCTAGCAGAGGTGGTTGGTTACCAATTTATAGTAGTTCTAGGACTACAGAAACTAGAACAACTATCTCAGGCAAGAGCAGTGGCAGTAGTCACATTTCCAACATTGGTGGAGGGCTTTGTAGGCACTTCACCTTAGCTGAGATAAAACATGGTACGAAGAATTTTGACGAGTCGCTAGTTATTGGAGTTGGAGGATTTGGTAAGGTGTACAAAGGAGAGATTGATGGAGGGACTAGTGTTGCTATTAAGAGAGCAAACCCTTGTTCTGAACAAGGTCTTCATGAGTTCCAAACTGAGATTGAATTGCTTTCGAAACTTAGACATAGGCACTTAGTCTCATTGATTGGGGCTTGTGAAGAGAATGAAGAGATGATATTAGTGTATGATTATATGGCTAATGGGACATTGAGAGAGCACCTTTACAAGCACAATAAGCCACCGTTATCATGGAAGCAAAGACTGGATATTTGTATTGGTGCAGCCAGAGGTCTTCACTATCTTCACACTGGTGCAAGATACACTATCATCCATAGGGATGTGAAAACTACAAACATTTTGTTGGATGATAAGTGGGTAGCAAAGGTTTCTGATTTCGGGCTATCGAAAACGGGACCTAATCTTCATCAAACTCATGTTAGTACAATGGTAAAAGGAAGTTTTGGATACTTGGATCCAGAGTATTTCAGAAGACAGCAGCTGACAGAAAAGTCTGATGTGTACTCTTTTGGGGTTGTCCTATTTGAAGTAGTGTGCGGAAGACCAGCTCTAAATCCTAGTCTTCCAAAGGAACAAGTTAGTCTAGCAGATTGGGCATTACACTGCCATAGGAGACATACTACTAAAGAAATTGTGGATCCACATATTAAGGGGGAGATCACACCAGAATGTTTGAAGCAATTTGTTGATACAGCAGTGAGTTGCTTGTCTGATCATGGAACGGATCGCCCTTCGATGGGTTCAGTGTTATGGAATCTTGAGTATTGCCTTCAGATGCAAAATAATCCTGATGGACCAAAAATGGTGGCAGAACAGAAAGCAAACGATGCGTATGCGATGCATACAGAATTGTTAAGCATTACAGAGGAAGGCGGAGAAGGTGAGGAGTCAGAGGAGCACAGCACGGAGGCTGTCTTCTCGCAAATTGTGAATCCACAAGGTAGATAG
- the LOC108945388 gene encoding uncharacterized protein, with product MGSKVTKFLEGLKIEGITSSPYHPSANGQEKSTNKVIIQNLKNKLGDAKGNWPEKLLGVLWAYRTTKKYRTGETPFSLVYGAEALISIEIGKPTIRYSQAYREVNNEAMLIKLDLLEGHQNLLYVTQSTQEVNAGKLGPAWEGPYRISALTSKGSYQLENQDGVKLPSNWNVDHLKRFLMNQQRKAYYKEGSSAIARTPVFEFSYLASWGHRLMTMNSA from the exons atgGGTTCCAAAGTCACAAAATTTCTGGAAGGATTGAAGATTGAAGGGATTACATCTTCTCCATATCACCCAAGTGCTAACGGACAAGAGAAGTCAACCAACAAGGTGataattcaaaatctcaaaaacaaaTTAGGAGATGCTAAAGGCAATTGGCCAGAAAAGCTACTGGGAGtgctatgggcatatcgaacaacgaaGAAGTATAGAACGGGAGAAACACCCTTTTCACTTGTATATGGTGCGGAAGCTTTGATTTCGATAGAGATTGGAAAACCGACCATAAGGTATTCCCAGGCTTACAGGGAGGTAAATAATGAAGCAATGCTGATTAAGCTGGATTTGCTTGAAGGGCATCAGAATTTATTATAT GTGACTCAAAGTACACAAGAGGTTAATGCTGGAAAGCTAGGACCAGCGTGGGAAGGACCTTACCGTATTTCTGCTTTAACCAGTAAAGGTTCATATCagttggaaaatcaagatggagtaaaattaccaagcaattggaacgtggatcatctcaaaag gtttttaatgaatCAGCAACGTAAAGCATACTACAAAGAAGGATCATCGGCGATTGCAAGAACTCCAGTGTTCGAATTCTCATACTTAGCATCctggggtcatcggttgatgacgatgaattcagctTAG